CGGCCTGGGCCTGCGTCCCAAAACGCATCCTCGCGCGTCGAAGCCGGGCGACGCGTCAGGACAATTCGTCGGCAGCGCCACCTGCGGTCAGTGCCATAAGACGGCCTACGGCATCTGGAGCAAGTCGAAGCACGCCCAGGCCACGCAATCGCTGGCCACGGCCACTCCGCCGCGGCTGCACGATCCGGAATGTCTGAGCTGCCACGTGACCGGCTGGAGTCCGCAAGAGTTCTATCCCTTCGCCGCCGGCTTCACGAGCATGACCGAAACGCCGCAACTGGCCGGAAACGGCTGCGAGAATTGCCACGGGCCTGGCGGTGGTCACGTCGCGGCCGAGGCGGGCAAGAACCTGGTGCTGCGCGATCAACTTCGGCAAGCGATGCGCCTCACCAAGGCCACAGTCGAACTGAACACGTGCGTGAAATGCCACGACGGCGACAACGATCCCCATTTCGCCGGCCACTTCGACAACTATTGGCCGAAGATCGAACACAAGGGAATGAAGTAGCCCACCCCGCCGCGCCGCTTCGCTGCACTACTACGCGAGCCGAGCAATATCGCCATCGCGAAAACTCGCCGCGATCAGCCCTCGCCGATCTCGGCCATCGCTTCTTCCGGAATGTTGAAATTGGCCGAGACGTCCTGCACGTCGTCGTGATCGTCCAGCCGTTCCATCAGCTTCAACACCTTGCGCGCCCCTTCCGCGTCCAGGTCGACCGTCGATTTCGGCAGCCGCGAAATCTGGCTCATCTCGGGCACGATCTTTTGCGCCGCAAACGCATCGCTCACAGCCTGAAAAGACGACGGATCACAAGTCACTTCGAAGTTGTTCTCCACGCGGCGCACGTCGTCGGCGCCTGCCTCGAGCGCCAGCTCCATCAAGGCGTCCTCTTCGATCTTCGCCGCGGAAATGGCGAACAACCCCTTGCGATCGAACATCCAGGCCACACAGCCCGACTCGCCGAGCTTTCCTTCGGCCAGCTCGAAGATCTTGCGAACTTCGCCGGCCGTGCGGTTGCGATTATCGGTCAAGATCTCGCACAGCACGGCGACGCCGTTGGGGCCGTAGCCTTCGTACAGAATCTCTTCCAGGTTACCGCCGTCCAACTCGCCCGTGCCGCGCTTGATGGCGCGCTGAATATTGTCCTTCGGCATGCTGATCGCTTTGGCGGCGTCAATCGCGTATCGCAGCCGCAGGTTCATGACGGGATCGCCGCCACCTGCCCTCGCGGCCACGATGATGGCCTTGGACATCTTGCTCCACACCTTGCCACGCTTGGCGTCGATCAGCGATTTCTTGTGGGCGATATTCGCCCAATGGGAATGGCCTGCCATAAGAATCCTTGCGATGTTCTTGCGAAGAGACCGCCGGCAGCACGCCCGCGGCCTGTGTTTTCGTTTACGGCTGCGGCGCGGCGGCGCCGGCAGCGGATTTTTCCAGTTTGTGCTTCGTCTGCGCGGCCTTTTCGGCATCCTGGTCGCGCTCGAACTGCGTGACGGCGCGCTGCCACGCCGTGCGCGCCGCGTCGAGTTGGCCCGCCTTTTCACAGGCGTCCCCCAGATGATCCAGGATCACGCCGTCCGGATCGTCCCCACCGGCCGCGACCGCCTTTTCAAGCTCCACGACCGCCTCGGGGAATTTCCCCATCTGAAAATAGGCCCAGCCCAGGCTATCGCGATAAGCCTGGTTGTCGGGATCAGCTTCGACCGCCTGCTCGATCATTCGCGCCGCGCGGTCGAGATTCTTGTTTTGCTCGACCCACAAGTAACCCAGGTCGTTCATTGCGCCAATGTTCTCGGGATATTCGTCCAGCACTTGCTCGAGCAATTCCTCGGCCTGCTGCCGATCATCGCGCGTCGCGCATAAGTTCGACAACACCAGCCGCGCATCGCGCAACAGCGTGCGCAATTCCTCGGATTCGTATTGCGTGTCGAACCGCTGCACGAAGTCGCGATACGCCTGCTCGGCCTCGACGTTCCGTTTGGCGTGGTATAGCACCCAGGCCAACCGCGAATACATCCGCGGCGGAGCGTCAGGCATCGCGATCGCCGTCCGCGCCACGGCCAGTGCTTCGTCGGTCTTGCCCGCCATTTCCAACGCGCCCGTCAGGTAATGGTGAAATACCGAATTCCCCGCGGGCAGCACTTGCTCGTCAATGGCCCGTTGAAAGATCGCGGCAGCTTCGGCATATTGCTCGGCCAGAATCAGTCCCACGCCCCACGCCTCGAACAAGCTGGCCGCATCCTCGCGCTTGACCTTTAGCGCCAAGTTGAAGAACTCTTTCGCTGCAGCGAAATCGTGCGCTTCGAGCGTCACGAGCGCGAGCGCCATGCGGTCCCCGTAATCGAGTCCGTCCGGATCGCTCTGGTATTCACTGCGTGCAATCTCGGTCAGCTTCTCGACGGTCTGTTTATCTTTCGCGATTTCCTTGGCCTGCTCATCGAGCATGTCGAGCGCATCCCGATCCGCAGCTGCGTCTCCCAACACCTTGACCAGGTCGTGCCAACGTTGGGCCTGCCGATACACATTGATCATCCCCAGATAGGCGTCCTCGTTGGAATGCCCTTTCAGCAATTCCTTATAGATCGCCTCGGCCTTGTCGTTTTGCTTGGCCGTGATCGCGGCCGCCGCCAGCGTTTGCCGCACGTCGGTATTCTTCGGCTCGGCCGCAGCGATCACTTCCAGTTGCGGAATGATCTTGTCTGCTTGTCCCGTGGCGGTCAGCAGCCGCGGCAGCATCTTGTACGGCGCCATGCCGGCGCTCGTGCCGTGCTCGTCGAAATATTTTTGCAACTGCTCGAGCGCCTGTTGCGGTTCCTTCTTGGCTTCGGCCACGCGCGCCAAGTGATAAGCGTGGAGCGCTTTGCTTGGTCGCAGGGCTTCCAAGCGCTCGTAAGCCACGGCGGCATCGTCCGGCCGATCGGCGGCCAGAAACGCCTCGGCCATCAATTCCAGCGATCGCGCACCCTCGGCCCCCACGAATGATTTTCGCTGGCTTTCGGTCAGCCCGAAATTCTCCGGCTTCTCGATCGCCGGCAGCACGATGGCAAACGCCTCGGCCGCCTCTTTCGCGTGATCCGTGACGAAGCACAAACGTCCCAGCTCCATCGACAGCAAAATATAGGCAGGGCTCGGCGGATTGCTGGGCAATTGCGAGCGGGCTTGCTCGTAGAGCTTCATTGCTTGCTGGAATCGGCCGGCCTCGGCCAAGTGCAGGCCGAGCTGCCGCAACAAGAGCGGATCCGAAGGGTCGATCTCCGCGGCCTTTAACGCATAACGCACGGCCTCGTTCGGCCGATCGAGATTAAACGCCAGCGGCACGATCTCGCGAATGATCGGTAACGCATCCGGGTCGCAACGCAGCGCCCGTTGATACAGCCGCAAGGCCTCGCCCAGGTGCTCTTTCTGTTCCTCGATCCGCCCGGCGCCGAACAGGCTGAGCGCGTCGAGATGCGTCTGCTCCTCGGGCGTGCGTGGCTTGGCTTCCTCGATCGAGGCGGGCACATCCTCGAGATCGTCACCCCGCGCGGATTGAATCACTGTCGCACCGCCCAACAGCGTCACGGTCGCCAGGGCGAAACTGCGGAGAGCGTGGTTCGAGCGTGGCACGACTGAATTCCTCGACGCCCCCATTGAAGGCGTGAAAACTGAGAGTCCGGATCGACGCGGCGGTCAGATGAAAAGCGATGACGAGAGAGTGCAGAAGCATCGTCAATCGCTTATGCCAATTCTACCACTGCCGGCCGAATCCTGCCACGAAGGCTGGCACTGCATGACACACGAAAGGGCGCGATCCAAAACGACTCGAGCAGTGTGCTGGCGCTCAGTCGCAGCAACGGCATCGAGGCGATCTTGCGCCCCGAAACGGCTCATCGCCACGCGTCCTTGACGACCACTACCGCGGCTTGCGCTTCGCCAGCTTCACTGGCTCGGGCTTCTTCTTGACGCCCGGCTTGACCTTGGGTGAGGCGGCGGCAGCGGCGGCCTTGACCGGCTTCTTCTTGGGCTCTTCCTTGTCCTTCTTCTTCTCGACCACCAGAGGAGCCTTCTTGGCGGCGCCAGGCGCGGCCTTAGCTAGTGCCGGAGGTGGCTCGGGCTTCTTCTGCCCGCGCTTGGGCAAGCGGTCTTTTGCCTCGGACGAAACTTCCAGCAGTATCTTGTGTACGTTCGGCGAATAGGGGCCGACCACTAGCTCGGCCCCCAACTGGTGCAACAGCGAACCGAACTCAGCTCCCTTGGTCTTGGGGATCGCACGTTCCAGGCCTGTGACCTCGCTCGACTTTACTTCTGCTTCCGTCGCGGCGCCGACAATGAACAGCACGTCGAGCGCTCCCCGATCGAGCGGAATGGCATGCCCCCCGAGCGCCGCTTGCGTGACATGCGCCACGGTGAACGAGCTGGTGCCGGTGAACTTCTTCAGCCGCTGCACGGCCTGCCCCAGATTCTGCTTCTTCATCGCTTCAAGGTCGAACGCATAGGTCGCCTCGAACGCGCTTTGCAGCGTCTGCTTCAAACGCGTGGCCGCGGCCAGCGGATCGGGCAGAATGCGCATGACCTCGGCCAGTTCTTTGGCTGTACTCACGCGGACCTCGTTCCAATCGAAGAACGACGTCGAGACCGCCGCATAGGCTTCCTCGGCCGCCTCGTAGCGCGCGTTTTCCAGGCAGCAGGCAAACAGCAATTGCTCGAGCGCCCCGCGCTCCGCCGGATAGATCGGCTTGAAATGCTTGCGGAGTACCTTGTGAAGCTTGCCCAATAGGCTGGCACGATTGGTATTCGCCATACGATCTGACTTTGTTGTTCGGTGGCTCAGGCCGTCCGCATGATTGCGCGACTAACGTGCCACGGTCCCGCTGCTGCTCAATGAAATAGCGCGTCGGAAAAAGGTTCCGCGACGCATCCTGGAAGGTCGGCCATCCTGCCGCACGATCGATTAACCCGCGTCATCGCTCTCGTCGGCATCGCCGTCGTCGGTATCAAGTTTGTCGGTATCAAGCTCGTCAGCATCGACGTCGTCGTCCTCTGAATCAGGCTGCTCGACCGGGCTTTTATCCGGCAGAACCCGCTCCAGAATCTGAGCCATTTCGATCGACTTCTTGACCCCTAAGTCTAGTACAAACTCAAGCCGGGGAGTGTACCGCGTCTCGATCCGACTGGCCAGCTTGGCTTGTAGGAAGCCGGCGGCGCTGCGCAGCCCTTGCAGGCTGAGCCGTTGCTTCGTTTCGTTCCCCCGGACCGACACGTGGACCTTGGCCTGACGCATGTCGGGGGCCACTTCGACGTACGTAACCGTTACATCCTGCACGCGCGGATCATTTAGATCCGCCAGGATTGCCATGCTGACCACTTCGCGAATGGCCTGCGCCGCTTTTTGTGTTCGCCGGGAGCTCATCAGGGTTTCCTTTCGCCGCCACTGATCCGAATAGCTCGAAGCGGCACCAGGTCATTCAACGCTCGTCGCGATGAAGGATCCCGTGGCCGCCTGGGCCTACAGTGTGCGAGCGACCTCCTCGATGCGATACGCTTCGAGAATATCCCCTTCTTTCAGGTCGTTGAACCCCGCTAGCTTCATGCCGCATTCGTACCCTTCGCGAACCTCGCGGGCGTCGTCCTTCTCGCGCTTCAGCGAGTCGAGGCCGTAGTCGCCGATCACGCGGCTGTCGCGAACCACTCGCACGCGGCAATTTCGCTCGACACTGCCTGCCAACACGCGACAGCCGGCAATCGTCCCCACCCGGCTGATCGTGTAGGTACGCTGCACGAGCGCGCGTCCCAGGTCGACTTCGCGCTTCTCGGGCTCGAGCAACCCCTCGAGCGCCTTCCTCAGATCGTCGGTCACCTGGTAAATGATGTCGTAACGGCGAATCTGTACGCCCTTTTGCTCGGCCAGCGAGCGGGCGCCTTCGTCCGGCACTACGTTAAACCCGATGATGATCGCGTCCGAAGCGTCGGCCAGGTGGACGTCCGCTTCGGTGACACCGCCCACGGTCGCCTGCAGGATTTTGATCTGCACCTCGGGATGTTCGAGCTTGGTCAGCTCCTTGCGAATGGCTTCGATCGAGCCACGCACATCGGCCCGCAAAATCAGGTTCAACGTCTGCGACGATTCACCATCCAAACGGTCAAACAGAGTTTCGAGCGTTACGTGCGCCGTGATGCCACCCAACGACATTTGCCGTGTGACGATGGCGCGCTGCTCGGCGATCTCGCGGGCTTGCGCGATCTCGCTGAGAACGACGAAGTGATCGCCGGCCCCCGGAGCAACACTCAGGCCCGTGACGTTCACCGGCATCGACGGCCGCGCTTCGGCATGCGTCTGGCGCGGGCGGAGCGTGTCGTACATTGCCTTCACGCGGCCGTAGGCCGGACCGCACACGACGACGTCTCCCACTTTCAACGTGCCGTTCTGTACGATGAGCTTGGCGACGACGCCGCGCCCTTCGTGCAATTCCGCTTCGAGGCACGTCCCCTCGGCCGGCCGATGAGGATTCGCCTTGTAGTCGTGCAGCTCGGCAATCGTGAGCAGCGTTTCCAACAACTCGTCAATCCCCGCGCCTGTGATGGCGCTGCACTTCACCAATTCGGTGTCGCCGCCCCATTCGGTGGGCTGCAGCCCGGCGGTAACTAATTGCGTATAAATCCGGTCGTAGTTGATGCCTGGCAAATCGGTCTTGTTCAGCGCCACCACGATCGGTACCCCCGCGGCGCGGGCGTGGCTGATCGCTTCCTCGGTTTGCGGCATGACACCGTCGTCGGCCGCCACGACCAACACGGCAATATCCGTGACGTTGGCGCCACGCGCCCGCATCTCGGTGAACGCTTCGTGACCCGGCGTATCGACGAACGAAATCGTGCGACCGTCCTTCTCGACGGAATACGCGCGAATGTGCTGCGTGATACCGCCGCTCTCGCCACTGACGACGTCGATGCCGATGATCCGATCCAACAGCGATGTCTTGCCGTGGTCGACGTGACCCAGGAAGGTCACGATCGGAGCGCGCGGCTCGAGTTGTGCCGGATCGTCCTCGCGATTGCCGATCTCGCCCAGCAATTGCTCTTCGAGCGTCACGGCGTTCTTCAATTCGACTTCCACGCCGAATTCCATCGCCAACAACTGCACGCGCTCGGCGTCCAGCTCGGCATTGATCGCATTGGTCGACAGGCTGGTGCCTAACGTCAGCAGCCTGCCGAGAACCTTTTGCACCGGTACGCCGATCGCCTCGGAGAAGCTGCGCACCGTGGCAGGCAATTGCACGGCAACGCTTCCCTTGCGGGGCGCGGCCGTATTGGTGCCGGAACGCTTTTGCTTCGGTCGCGAGCGACGAAATCGACCCGACGATGCCTCGTCTTCGCCACCGCTTGACGGGCGGAAGCGGGTCGGGGCCGTGGAACGCTTGCGATTGAGCTGCCGCTGCTCGCGGCCTCCCAAGGCTGCCGCGAATTCGCCATCCTTCGCGGGCGCCTTGACCCCTTTACTACGGTTGCGATCGCGCGACGAAGCGTCGCCCGGCGGCGCCGCTGGGGGCTGCGGACCACGCCCGGGCTCGGGCTTGCCTTTGACGACGTCCGCCTTGCGCTTGGCCTCGTGCTTGCGCAGGTGTTCCTGCAGCGGTTTTGGTCCCGCCCGGCTGGCGCGAATGGCATCGGCCGGCAACTTCAGGTCGGGCTTCTGCGGCGCAGGCTCGACAGGGCCCGTCGGCTGCGGCTGAGTGACCGTCGGCATCGGCGCGACGCGAATCGAAGGGGCCACCTTCGGACGATCACCGTCCGGCGGACGTCGCCGCGGCTCGCTCGGCGTCTCGGGCCTCTGGCCCAGGACGGGCGGCCTGCCAGCGCCGGCGGGAGAAACATAATCCTCGCGGCGGAAGGCGGGGGGCTCAGCCGTGGTCGTGGGAGCCTTAGCGGCCGGAGCGACCGGGGCAGGTCGGACGGGCGCTGCGGGAGCAGCCGTCCTCGCCCCAGACGAATTGCTGAGGAACGACCGCACCGTCGCGGTCTCTTCGTCCGTCAGACTGGCTAGCGCGGACCCCTTCCCAGTGACGCCCGCCTTTTGACAGAGCTCCACCAGTATCTTGCTATCAATGTTCAGTTCTTTCGCGAGTGCGTAGATCCGTAGCGCCAAGTCTAACTCTCCCTCTGCTGCCTGCCTCGCGGGTCACATCCCGCGATCGCCGGGCAGCTCGTTTGTCTTTACGAATTCATGGACGTTTTCCTTTCGTACACAAACTCCTCCGTGGCAAGTTGACAGGCACATGCCGGCGCCCATCATTCCGCGATCCGCATGCGCGAAGCGCACACGCCGCGAGTCTCCTTACCGACGAGTCGGGCCTTTAACCCTCGGGCGGAAGTTCGCCCGCCGGTTCGGCCACCACGTCAGAAGCGTCTGTTTCCGCCCCCTCGGCGGCCTCATCGGGAACCGCGGCAACCGAAGAGTCTTCCCCTTCGGCGGCGGGTGTCTCTCCGGATTCGGCGGCGGCCGCTGCGTTCGCGGCATCCAACCGTTCTTGGCTCCGCTGTCGGCGACGTTCGTCGGCCGCGGCTTGCTCTGCCTCTTCGGCCTTGGCCTCGGCCTGCTCGATGATGCGGTCCACCTGCTCGGCAGGCAGCCCCCCCATCTCGACCAAAGCGTCCGGTTCGATTACCGAAAGATCATCGTAAGACAAAAAGCCCTCGCCGACTAGCTTCTCACTGAGGTTTTCGTCCACACCCTCAAGCGCGCTAAATCCGCCTACCGCACGCTCGATTTGCTCGTCCAGCTCCTCGCGGGTCATGATCTCGATGTCCCAGCCGCACAGCTTGCTAGCCAGCCGCACGTTCTGGCCGCGGCGGCCGATCGCCAGCGAAAGCTGATCCTCGCGCACCAGTACGATCGCCCGACCCAGCATCGGGCACAGAATCACTTCGTCCGCCTCGGCCGGCTGCAGGGCATTGGGGATCAACACCTGCATATCGTCGCTCCAGCGAACGATATCGATCCGCTCGCCCGCCAGTTCGTCGACGATATTCTTGATGCGATTGCCGCGCACGCCGACGCAAGCACCGACGCAATCCACGCGCGCATCGGTACTGCTGACGGCCACCTTGCTGCGATAGCCGGGCTCGCGCGCCATGGCGCGAACCTCGATCACACTGTCGGCGATCTCGGGAATCTCTTGCTCGAACAGTCGTTCGACCAGCGCCGGCCGGGTACGGCTCAGAATCACCTTCACGCGGCTGCCGTGCTTGCGCACTTCGCAGACCGTGGCCCGCACGCGCTCGTTCGCGTGATGTGTTTCGCCGGGAATCTGTTCGCTGCGCGGCAGAATGGCTTCGCAATTGGGGAGCGATACCGTCGCGGCGCCACCTTCGTAGCGCTGCACGACGCCGGTGACCAATTGCCCTTTCTGCTCGTCGTATTCGTCGTAGAGCGCGTCGCGCTCGGCCTCGCGAACCTTCTGGATGATGACCTGCTTGGCATTCTGAGCGCCAATGCGTCCCACCGTCTCGGTCTCTTCCTTGTCGAGCGCCACACCGTCGCGCGAGCCCGTGATCGAGCCGTCTTGACGGTTGATGTTGATGACGATGACTTCTTCCTCGTCGCCGTGCTTGCGTTTCAGCGCCGACGCGAAGGCGGCCTCGATGGCCTGGAAGACGATTTCCTTGTCGATATTCTTATCGCGATGGATCGAGTCGATCAGCCGCAGAAGTTCGTTCGAGTTCATGGTCAGCCGTCCCCGCACCCGTGGTGCTTTTGTTTCGAGTTGTCGAATTGTCCGAATTGTCCCTGA
The Pirellulales bacterium genome window above contains:
- the infB gene encoding translation initiation factor IF-2, whose amino-acid sequence is MALRIYALAKELNIDSKILVELCQKAGVTGKGSALASLTDEETATVRSFLSNSSGARTAAPAAPVRPAPVAPAAKAPTTTAEPPAFRREDYVSPAGAGRPPVLGQRPETPSEPRRRPPDGDRPKVAPSIRVAPMPTVTQPQPTGPVEPAPQKPDLKLPADAIRASRAGPKPLQEHLRKHEAKRKADVVKGKPEPGRGPQPPAAPPGDASSRDRNRSKGVKAPAKDGEFAAALGGREQRQLNRKRSTAPTRFRPSSGGEDEASSGRFRRSRPKQKRSGTNTAAPRKGSVAVQLPATVRSFSEAIGVPVQKVLGRLLTLGTSLSTNAINAELDAERVQLLAMEFGVEVELKNAVTLEEQLLGEIGNREDDPAQLEPRAPIVTFLGHVDHGKTSLLDRIIGIDVVSGESGGITQHIRAYSVEKDGRTISFVDTPGHEAFTEMRARGANVTDIAVLVVAADDGVMPQTEEAISHARAAGVPIVVALNKTDLPGINYDRIYTQLVTAGLQPTEWGGDTELVKCSAITGAGIDELLETLLTIAELHDYKANPHRPAEGTCLEAELHEGRGVVAKLIVQNGTLKVGDVVVCGPAYGRVKAMYDTLRPRQTHAEARPSMPVNVTGLSVAPGAGDHFVVLSEIAQAREIAEQRAIVTRQMSLGGITAHVTLETLFDRLDGESSQTLNLILRADVRGSIEAIRKELTKLEHPEVQIKILQATVGGVTEADVHLADASDAIIIGFNVVPDEGARSLAEQKGVQIRRYDIIYQVTDDLRKALEGLLEPEKREVDLGRALVQRTYTISRVGTIAGCRVLAGSVERNCRVRVVRDSRVIGDYGLDSLKREKDDAREVREGYECGMKLAGFNDLKEGDILEAYRIEEVARTL
- the rbfA gene encoding 30S ribosome-binding factor RbfA — protein: MSSRRTQKAAQAIREVVSMAILADLNDPRVQDVTVTYVEVAPDMRQAKVHVSVRGNETKQRLSLQGLRSAAGFLQAKLASRIETRYTPRLEFVLDLGVKKSIEMAQILERVLPDKSPVEQPDSEDDDVDADELDTDKLDTDDGDADESDDAG
- a CDS encoding YebC/PmpR family DNA-binding transcriptional regulator; this translates as MAGHSHWANIAHKKSLIDAKRGKVWSKMSKAIIVAARAGGGDPVMNLRLRYAIDAAKAISMPKDNIQRAIKRGTGELDGGNLEEILYEGYGPNGVAVLCEILTDNRNRTAGEVRKIFELAEGKLGESGCVAWMFDRKGLFAISAAKIEEDALMELALEAGADDVRRVENNFEVTCDPSSFQAVSDAFAAQKIVPEMSQISRLPKSTVDLDAEGARKVLKLMERLDDHDDVQDVSANFNIPEEAMAEIGEG
- the nusA gene encoding transcription termination factor NusA — protein: MNSNELLRLIDSIHRDKNIDKEIVFQAIEAAFASALKRKHGDEEEVIVININRQDGSITGSRDGVALDKEETETVGRIGAQNAKQVIIQKVREAERDALYDEYDEQKGQLVTGVVQRYEGGAATVSLPNCEAILPRSEQIPGETHHANERVRATVCEVRKHGSRVKVILSRTRPALVERLFEQEIPEIADSVIEVRAMAREPGYRSKVAVSSTDARVDCVGACVGVRGNRIKNIVDELAGERIDIVRWSDDMQVLIPNALQPAEADEVILCPMLGRAIVLVREDQLSLAIGRRGQNVRLASKLCGWDIEIMTREELDEQIERAVGGFSALEGVDENLSEKLVGEGFLSYDDLSVIEPDALVEMGGLPAEQVDRIIEQAEAKAEEAEQAAADERRRQRSQERLDAANAAAAAESGETPAAEGEDSSVAAVPDEAAEGAETDASDVVAEPAGELPPEG
- a CDS encoding tetratricopeptide repeat protein, whose product is MPRSNHALRSFALATVTLLGGATVIQSARGDDLEDVPASIEEAKPRTPEEQTHLDALSLFGAGRIEEQKEHLGEALRLYQRALRCDPDALPIIREIVPLAFNLDRPNEAVRYALKAAEIDPSDPLLLRQLGLHLAEAGRFQQAMKLYEQARSQLPSNPPSPAYILLSMELGRLCFVTDHAKEAAEAFAIVLPAIEKPENFGLTESQRKSFVGAEGARSLELMAEAFLAADRPDDAAVAYERLEALRPSKALHAYHLARVAEAKKEPQQALEQLQKYFDEHGTSAGMAPYKMLPRLLTATGQADKIIPQLEVIAAAEPKNTDVRQTLAAAAITAKQNDKAEAIYKELLKGHSNEDAYLGMINVYRQAQRWHDLVKVLGDAAADRDALDMLDEQAKEIAKDKQTVEKLTEIARSEYQSDPDGLDYGDRMALALVTLEAHDFAAAKEFFNLALKVKREDAASLFEAWGVGLILAEQYAEAAAIFQRAIDEQVLPAGNSVFHHYLTGALEMAGKTDEALAVARTAIAMPDAPPRMYSRLAWVLYHAKRNVEAEQAYRDFVQRFDTQYESEELRTLLRDARLVLSNLCATRDDRQQAEELLEQVLDEYPENIGAMNDLGYLWVEQNKNLDRAARMIEQAVEADPDNQAYRDSLGWAYFQMGKFPEAVVELEKAVAAGGDDPDGVILDHLGDACEKAGQLDAARTAWQRAVTQFERDQDAEKAAQTKHKLEKSAAGAAAPQP